The following coding sequences lie in one Stenotrophomonas rhizophila genomic window:
- a CDS encoding SDR family NAD(P)-dependent oxidoreductase codes for MSAVPSVVVGTGSLADRVILIAGAGGGFGSAAAVACAEAGATVVLLGRKPRRLDRVYAAVQAAGPEPLLYPMDLEGATPDDYAALAERLQSELGRLDGLLYCAADFAGLTPFELADPAAFARAVHVNLTAPAWLAQACLPLLRQRDDAALVFTVDDPGRVGQAYWGGYGAAQHGLRGLISSLHDELGRSTVRVSGLQPGPMRTALRARAFSLDEDRSARDPADCAQAAVLLLSAAGAPHRGQIHPPAA; via the coding sequence ATGAGTGCGGTCCCGTCCGTTGTGGTCGGGACTGGATCGCTTGCCGATCGCGTCATCCTCATCGCCGGTGCCGGCGGTGGCTTCGGCAGCGCCGCTGCCGTGGCCTGTGCCGAGGCAGGGGCCACGGTGGTCCTGCTGGGGCGCAAGCCGCGCCGGCTCGACCGGGTGTACGCGGCCGTCCAGGCCGCCGGCCCCGAACCGCTGCTGTACCCGATGGACCTGGAAGGGGCTACCCCCGACGACTACGCCGCACTGGCCGAGCGCCTGCAGAGCGAACTTGGCCGTCTGGACGGCCTGCTGTACTGCGCCGCCGACTTCGCCGGCCTGACCCCGTTCGAGCTGGCCGACCCGGCCGCCTTCGCCCGGGCGGTGCACGTCAACCTGACCGCCCCGGCGTGGCTGGCCCAGGCCTGCCTGCCGCTGCTGCGCCAACGTGACGATGCCGCACTTGTGTTCACCGTGGACGATCCCGGGCGGGTAGGGCAGGCGTACTGGGGCGGCTATGGCGCCGCCCAGCACGGCCTGCGCGGCCTGATCAGCAGCCTGCATGACGAGCTGGGCCGCAGCACGGTCCGGGTCAGCGGCCTGCAGCCGGGCCCGATGCGCACGGCCTTGCGTGCCCGGGCCTTCTCACTGGATGAAGACCGCAGCGCCCGCGATCCGGCCGACTGCGCCCAGGCCGCCGTGCTGCTGCTCTCGGCCGCCGGTGCGCCCCACCGCGGCCAGATCCACCCCCCCGCCGCGTAG
- the grxD gene encoding Grx4 family monothiol glutaredoxin, translating to MAVMQQIQTEVERYPLVLFMKGTPQYPMCGFSSRAIQALMAAGAVALRTVNVLEEPEVRANLPRFSNLPTFPQLFIHGELIGGCDIVLELFESGELKRIVEEASLP from the coding sequence GTGGCGGTGATGCAGCAGATCCAGACCGAAGTGGAGCGTTACCCCCTCGTGTTGTTCATGAAGGGCACCCCCCAGTACCCCATGTGCGGGTTCTCCAGCCGGGCGATCCAGGCCCTGATGGCCGCCGGCGCGGTCGCGCTGCGCACGGTCAACGTGCTTGAGGAACCGGAGGTCCGCGCGAACCTGCCGCGCTTCTCCAACCTGCCCACCTTCCCGCAGCTGTTCATCCACGGCGAACTGATCGGCGGCTGCGACATCGTGCTGGAACTGTTCGAATCGGGCGAGCTCAAGCGCATCGTGGAAGAGGCGTCGCTCCCATGA
- a CDS encoding superoxide dismutase, with product MPLDLPRLPYDRTALQPHLSAETLDLHHGRHHRAYIEAVNARIEGTELADLPLEDIVRQSQGSLFDAAAQAWNHAFYFQCLHPRGGGDPKDRLGELVTRHFGDVRRLREEFERAALGLFGSGWVWLVQHPTGALAIQSTRNAGTPLTGHSTPLLACDVWEHAYYTDYQNERVRYLEAFWKLVNWDFVAAQLRD from the coding sequence ATGCCCCTCGACCTGCCCCGCCTGCCCTACGACCGCACCGCCCTGCAGCCACACCTGTCGGCCGAAACGCTGGACCTGCACCACGGCCGCCACCATCGCGCCTACATCGAGGCGGTCAACGCACGCATCGAAGGCACCGAGCTGGCCGACCTGCCGCTGGAGGACATCGTGCGGCAAAGCCAGGGCAGTCTGTTCGATGCCGCCGCCCAGGCCTGGAACCACGCGTTCTACTTCCAGTGCCTGCACCCGCGCGGCGGCGGCGATCCGAAGGACCGGCTGGGCGAACTGGTGACCCGCCACTTCGGCGACGTGCGCCGGTTGCGCGAGGAGTTCGAGCGCGCCGCACTGGGCCTGTTCGGGTCGGGCTGGGTATGGCTGGTGCAGCACCCGACCGGCGCGCTGGCGATCCAGAGCACGCGCAATGCGGGCACGCCACTGACCGGGCACAGCACCCCGCTGCTGGCCTGTGATGTGTGGGAGCACGCGTATTACACGGACTACCAGAATGAGCGCGTGCGCTATCTGGAGGCGTTCTGGAAGCTGGTCAATTGGGATTTCGTGGCGGCGCAGTTGCGCGATTGA
- a CDS encoding 5-(carboxyamino)imidazole ribonucleotide synthase, whose protein sequence is MSTRTVGILGGGQLARMMVLAGAPLGLRFELFDPAADACGAQVAPLQVAAFDDEAALAAFAARVDVVTFDFENVPAHSARFLAERVPVYPNPDALAVAQDRLSEKTLFQQLGIPLPPFADIRSRDELAARVAEFGMPCIVKTRRLGYDGKGQFRIRSAADIDAAWATLGEYVEKTGLILEGFVAFDREVSVVAVRGRDGEFRAWPVTGNWHVDGVLSASLAPARLSPAQHEAAIGHARALAERLDYVGVFALELFCRGDELLVNEMAPRVHNSGHWTIEGSETSQFENHLRAVLGLPLGDTRMLGQACMLNWLGAMPAAEAVLGQPGGHWHDYGKQPRDGRKVGHATLRDDDAGTLADALENVGGQLDRGAQVAPVVAALRG, encoded by the coding sequence ATGAGCACCCGAACCGTAGGCATCCTGGGCGGCGGCCAGCTGGCCCGCATGATGGTGTTGGCCGGCGCGCCGCTTGGGCTGCGCTTTGAACTGTTCGACCCGGCCGCCGACGCCTGTGGTGCCCAGGTGGCGCCGCTGCAGGTGGCCGCGTTCGACGATGAGGCCGCGCTGGCTGCATTTGCCGCCCGCGTGGACGTGGTTACCTTCGATTTCGAGAACGTGCCCGCGCACAGCGCCCGCTTCCTGGCCGAACGCGTGCCGGTGTATCCCAACCCGGATGCGCTGGCCGTGGCCCAGGACCGCCTGAGCGAGAAGACCCTGTTCCAGCAGCTGGGCATTCCGCTGCCGCCGTTCGCCGACATCCGCAGCCGCGACGAACTGGCCGCCCGGGTGGCCGAGTTCGGCATGCCCTGCATCGTCAAGACCCGCCGCCTGGGGTACGACGGCAAGGGCCAGTTCCGCATCCGCAGCGCGGCCGATATCGATGCGGCGTGGGCCACGCTTGGCGAGTACGTCGAGAAGACCGGCCTGATCCTGGAAGGCTTCGTCGCCTTTGATCGCGAAGTCAGCGTGGTGGCCGTTCGCGGTCGCGATGGTGAGTTCCGTGCCTGGCCGGTCACCGGCAACTGGCATGTGGACGGCGTGCTGTCGGCCAGTCTGGCGCCGGCGCGGTTGAGCCCGGCCCAGCACGAGGCGGCCATCGGCCATGCCCGCGCGCTGGCCGAGCGTCTGGACTATGTCGGCGTGTTCGCGCTGGAGCTGTTCTGCCGCGGTGACGAGCTGCTGGTCAACGAGATGGCGCCGCGCGTGCACAACTCCGGCCACTGGACGATCGAAGGCAGCGAGACCTCGCAGTTCGAGAATCACCTGCGCGCCGTGCTCGGCCTGCCGCTGGGCGACACCCGGATGCTGGGGCAGGCGTGCATGCTCAACTGGCTGGGCGCGATGCCGGCTGCCGAGGCCGTGCTGGGCCAGCCCGGCGGGCATTGGCACGACTACGGCAAACAGCCGCGTGACGGCCGCAAGGTGGGCCACGCCACGCTGCGCGATGACGACGCGGGCACGCTGGCCGATGCGTTGGAAAACGTGGGCGGGCAGCTTGATCGCGGCGCCCAGGTCGCCCCGGTGGTCGCGGCGCTGCGCGGGTAG
- the purE gene encoding 5-(carboxyamino)imidazole ribonucleotide mutase: MTPNQSAPLVGIVMGSRSDWETMQHAAQKLDALGVPYEVKVVSAHRTPDVLFTYAEQAGSRGLRAIIAGAGGAAHLPGMIAAKTAVPVLGVPVQSKALNGMDSLLSIVQMPAGIPVATFAIGNAGASNAALFAAAMLAPEQPAIGQALDAFRARQTEDVMAHDDPRQ, translated from the coding sequence ATGACCCCCAACCAATCCGCGCCGCTCGTCGGCATCGTCATGGGTTCCCGCTCCGACTGGGAAACCATGCAGCACGCCGCCCAGAAGCTCGATGCGCTCGGCGTTCCCTATGAAGTGAAAGTGGTCTCGGCGCACCGCACGCCGGACGTGCTGTTCACTTATGCCGAGCAGGCCGGCAGCCGCGGCCTGCGCGCGATCATCGCCGGTGCCGGGGGCGCGGCCCACCTGCCGGGCATGATCGCGGCCAAGACCGCCGTGCCGGTGCTGGGCGTGCCGGTCCAGTCCAAGGCCCTGAACGGCATGGATTCGCTGCTGTCGATCGTGCAGATGCCGGCCGGCATCCCGGTGGCCACCTTCGCCATCGGCAACGCCGGCGCGTCGAACGCGGCGCTGTTCGCGGCCGCGATGCTGGCCCCGGAGCAGCCGGCGATCGGCCAGGCGCTGGACGCATTCCGCGCCCGCCAGACCGAAGACGTCATGGCCCACGACGATCCGCGTCAATGA
- a CDS encoding Trm112 family protein — MDRKLLDLLCSPDTRQPLSLLDAKGLEALNRAIGAGAVLKADGSTQALALREALLTRDRKQVFRVDDGIPVLLAEEAIATAQIADFPEK, encoded by the coding sequence ATGGATCGCAAGCTGCTTGACCTGCTGTGCTCGCCCGACACCCGCCAGCCCCTGTCCCTGCTGGACGCCAAGGGCCTGGAGGCACTCAACCGCGCGATCGGCGCCGGCGCCGTGCTCAAGGCCGACGGCAGCACCCAGGCGCTGGCCCTGCGCGAGGCGCTGCTGACCCGCGACCGCAAGCAGGTGTTCCGCGTCGACGATGGCATTCCGGTGCTGCTGGCCGAGGAGGCCATCGCCACCGCGCAGATCGCCGACTTCCCGGAAAAATGA
- the nadC gene encoding carboxylating nicotinate-nucleotide diphosphorylase: protein MSRAELAAPDAAGVTADVARALAEDIGSGDVTAALLPDRPDSAYLLCKQDAVIAGRPWFDATHRALDPQVQIDWRVAEGDHVAAGTVLAILHGRNRSLVSAERTSLNFLQTLSGTATTTARYVAAVAGTGARILDTRKTLPGLRVAQKYAVRCGGGDNHRLGLFDTVMLKENHIRAAGSLTAAVQSARAQWPQLPLVVEVEDLDQLREALAVGCERILIDDFDADLRREAVRIAAGRIPLEVSGSVGLDGLRAIAEDGVDCISIGGLTKHVQAIDLSLKLGPPPG, encoded by the coding sequence ATGAGCCGGGCCGAGCTTGCGGCACCCGATGCCGCCGGGGTAACGGCCGATGTGGCACGGGCGCTGGCCGAGGATATCGGCAGCGGCGATGTCACCGCCGCACTGCTGCCCGACCGCCCCGACAGCGCCTACCTGCTGTGCAAGCAGGACGCGGTGATCGCCGGCCGGCCGTGGTTCGACGCCACCCATCGCGCCCTGGACCCGCAGGTCCAGATCGACTGGCGGGTGGCCGAGGGCGACCACGTTGCCGCCGGTACGGTGCTGGCGATCCTGCACGGGCGCAACCGCAGCCTGGTGAGCGCCGAACGCACCTCGCTGAACTTCCTGCAGACGCTGTCAGGGACGGCCACCACGACGGCGCGCTACGTGGCCGCCGTGGCGGGCACCGGCGCACGCATCCTGGACACCCGCAAGACCCTGCCCGGGCTGCGCGTGGCCCAGAAGTACGCGGTGCGCTGTGGCGGCGGTGACAACCATCGGCTGGGATTGTTCGACACGGTGATGCTCAAGGAAAACCACATCCGCGCCGCGGGCTCGCTCACGGCGGCGGTGCAGTCTGCACGGGCGCAGTGGCCGCAGCTGCCGCTGGTGGTCGAGGTCGAGGATCTGGACCAGTTGCGCGAAGCGCTGGCCGTGGGCTGCGAGCGCATTCTGATCGACGATTTCGACGCCGATCTGCGCCGCGAGGCGGTGCGGATCGCGGCCGGGCGGATTCCGCTGGAAGTCTCCGGCAGCGTGGGCCTGGACGGGCTGCGCGCGATCGCCGAGGACGGCGTGGACTGCATCTCGATCGGCGGCCTGACCAAGCACGTGCAGGCGATCGACCTGTCGTTGAAATTGGGCCCGCCGCCGGGTTGA
- a CDS encoding DUF2272 domain-containing protein yields MRPLFLLACLSPLATLLPATASAAEVCDIPPRFGLSPLAVNIVQTACNEHRLWYRPFIDRDGRVASISATEAEDVHLADNGMVAWQRVVGYWRQSGTLSPMGGQPGATSCMAPPGTRYTDTDCRAFLIDNPWSAAFISWVMTRASVPGFTRSPRHIDYIRAAYQNSGPYRMADPAQEKPAPGDLLCYLRDRREALSYSGLVQSLGSGAVTHWKSHCEVVIAANMGGDRTLYLIGGNVMNTVAMRKLSLDRSGRIELPPAKANASDGMELGCTPGREEECNFNRQDWAALLKLVATAPAALPPSPTTPSPAVDGMPPGPAQPLPPPRPVPVSPAAPEAAPVPARPSSLPATPPKPPVPLPAATPRTDG; encoded by the coding sequence ATGCGCCCCTTGTTCCTGCTTGCGTGCCTGTCGCCGCTGGCGACACTGCTGCCGGCCACCGCGTCCGCGGCCGAGGTCTGCGACATCCCGCCCCGGTTCGGGCTGAGCCCCCTGGCGGTGAACATCGTGCAGACCGCGTGCAACGAACATCGGCTCTGGTATCGCCCGTTCATCGACCGCGACGGCCGCGTGGCCAGCATCAGCGCGACCGAGGCCGAGGACGTGCACCTCGCCGACAACGGCATGGTCGCCTGGCAACGCGTGGTGGGGTACTGGCGCCAGAGCGGTACGCTGTCGCCGATGGGCGGGCAGCCCGGTGCAACCAGCTGCATGGCCCCGCCGGGCACGCGCTACACCGATACCGACTGCCGTGCGTTCCTGATCGACAACCCGTGGTCGGCCGCCTTCATTTCCTGGGTGATGACCCGCGCCAGCGTGCCGGGCTTTACCCGCTCGCCCCGGCATATCGACTACATCCGCGCGGCGTACCAGAACAGCGGCCCGTACCGGATGGCCGATCCGGCGCAGGAAAAACCCGCGCCGGGCGACCTGCTGTGCTACCTGCGCGATCGCCGGGAAGCGCTCAGCTACAGCGGTCTGGTGCAGTCGCTGGGCAGTGGCGCGGTGACCCACTGGAAGTCGCATTGCGAGGTGGTGATCGCGGCCAACATGGGCGGCGACCGCACCCTGTACCTGATCGGCGGCAACGTGATGAACACCGTGGCGATGCGCAAGCTGTCGCTGGACCGCAGCGGCCGTATCGAACTGCCGCCGGCCAAGGCCAATGCCAGCGATGGCATGGAACTGGGATGCACGCCGGGCCGCGAAGAGGAATGCAACTTCAACCGGCAGGACTGGGCCGCGCTGCTGAAGCTGGTGGCGACCGCGCCTGCGGCGCTCCCGCCCTCGCCCACGACACCATCACCGGCCGTGGATGGCATGCCACCGGGCCCCGCCCAGCCGTTGCCGCCGCCACGCCCGGTGCCGGTGTCGCCTGCTGCGCCGGAGGCGGCACCGGTCCCGGCACGGCCGTCGTCGTTACCGGCTACGCCACCCAAACCTCCCGTGCCATTGCCCGCGGCCACGCCTCGTACCGACGGATGA
- a CDS encoding DUF3301 domain-containing protein — MPSLILLMIAGAFAYAFWNSARAAAERAGELGRNACRAADVQWLDQSVHSTGLRVCRKPNGWLGWERTFKFEYSHDGVDRHSGRMVLRGDELVSFVGPSAARISEIRRSVDTSGAEDV, encoded by the coding sequence ATGCCCAGTTTGATCCTGTTGATGATTGCCGGTGCGTTCGCGTACGCGTTCTGGAACTCTGCACGCGCCGCCGCCGAGCGTGCCGGCGAGCTGGGCCGCAACGCCTGCCGCGCCGCCGATGTGCAATGGCTGGACCAGAGCGTGCATTCCACCGGGCTGCGTGTCTGCCGCAAGCCCAACGGCTGGCTGGGCTGGGAGCGCACGTTCAAGTTCGAGTATTCGCACGATGGCGTGGACCGCCACAGCGGCCGCATGGTGCTGCGCGGGGACGAGCTGGTGTCGTTCGTCGGACCCTCAGCGGCGCGCATCAGCGAGATCCGGCGGAGCGTGGACACCAGCGGCGCCGAAGACGTCTAA
- a CDS encoding ClpXP protease specificity-enhancing factor, translated as MTEDTFRMTSHRPYLLRALVEWINDNDLTPHILVDAGMPGVQVPQSAVKDGRVVLNIAERAVVQLHIDNDGVSFSARFSGTSYPVHVPISAVLAVYARETGQGMALPDDIPGHEPGPEDELPPDDSPTPPDDVPPKPSGRPHLRVVK; from the coding sequence ATGACTGAAGACACTTTCCGCATGACCAGCCACCGTCCGTACCTGTTGCGGGCCTTGGTGGAATGGATCAATGACAACGACCTGACGCCGCACATCCTGGTCGACGCCGGGATGCCGGGCGTGCAGGTGCCGCAGAGCGCGGTCAAAGACGGCCGGGTGGTGTTGAACATCGCCGAACGCGCCGTGGTACAGCTGCACATCGACAACGACGGCGTGAGTTTCTCGGCGCGCTTTTCGGGCACCAGCTACCCGGTGCACGTGCCGATTTCGGCCGTGCTGGCCGTGTACGCGCGCGAGACCGGGCAGGGCATGGCGCTGCCGGATGACATCCCCGGCCACGAACCGGGCCCGGAGGATGAGCTGCCGCCGGACGACAGCCCGACCCCGCCCGATGACGTGCCGCCCAAGCCCAGCGGCCGCCCGCATCTGCGCGTGGTGAAATAA
- a CDS encoding glutathione S-transferase N-terminal domain-containing protein, which produces MAASVRMRNTLTLFSSNDDVLCHRVRLVLAAKGVSYDFVPVDPQNPPEDLIDLNPYHSVPTLVERELVLYAASVVSEYLDERYPHPPLMPVDPLSRARIRLAMLRIEHDWVPQVQAIQLGNKTQAEAGRKRLKELLTSAVPLFKASKFFLNPEMSLADCAMAPIIWRLQSLDVPLPKDGKSIEDYGNRIFRHPGFIRSLTDQEKKLRDLPG; this is translated from the coding sequence ATGGCGGCGAGCGTACGCATGCGAAACACCTTGACGCTGTTTTCCTCGAACGACGATGTCCTGTGCCATCGCGTGCGCCTGGTACTGGCTGCCAAGGGCGTGAGCTACGACTTCGTCCCGGTCGACCCGCAGAATCCGCCCGAGGACCTGATCGACCTCAACCCGTACCATTCCGTGCCCACCCTGGTGGAGCGCGAGCTGGTGCTGTACGCGGCATCGGTGGTCAGTGAGTATCTGGACGAGCGCTACCCGCACCCGCCGCTGATGCCGGTCGATCCGCTGTCGCGCGCGCGCATCCGCCTGGCGATGCTGCGCATCGAACACGACTGGGTGCCGCAGGTGCAGGCCATCCAGCTGGGCAACAAGACCCAGGCCGAAGCCGGTCGCAAGCGGCTGAAGGAACTGCTGACCAGCGCGGTGCCGCTGTTCAAGGCCAGCAAGTTCTTCCTCAATCCGGAGATGAGCCTGGCCGACTGCGCCATGGCCCCGATCATCTGGCGCCTGCAGTCGCTGGACGTGCCGTTGCCCAAGGATGGCAAGTCGATCGAAGACTACGGCAACCGCATTTTCCGCCATCCCGGTTTCATCCGCAGCCTGACCGACCAGGAAAAGAAGCTGCGCGATCTGCCGGGTTGA
- a CDS encoding cytochrome c1 has translation MTDHWIVRLACAAALMLSSAIAGAAEGGKTLQAGNDLSDRASLQRGAQLYMNYCSGCHALKYLRYSRMAADLGLSEDEVMNNLNFTGTPIGEQIPVSMPKAQAEKWFGKMPPDLSLIARVRGSDWVYTYLKSFYVDPSRPLGWNNSLFPNASMPNPLWEMQGLQHAVHGKAESPGADPPVIGLKIEQPGNVDAQQYDQTVRDITNFLEYAGEPAALKRQKLGVWVILFLALLTFLAYLLKKEYWKDVH, from the coding sequence ATGACTGACCACTGGATTGTCCGGCTGGCCTGCGCGGCCGCCCTGATGTTGAGCAGCGCCATCGCCGGTGCCGCCGAGGGCGGCAAGACCCTGCAGGCCGGCAACGACCTGAGCGACCGGGCCTCGCTGCAGCGTGGCGCGCAGCTGTACATGAACTACTGCTCGGGCTGCCACGCGCTGAAGTACCTGCGCTATTCGCGCATGGCCGCCGATCTCGGGCTGAGCGAGGACGAGGTGATGAACAACCTCAACTTCACCGGCACCCCGATCGGCGAGCAGATCCCGGTGAGCATGCCCAAGGCGCAGGCGGAAAAGTGGTTCGGCAAGATGCCGCCGGACCTGAGCCTGATTGCCCGGGTACGCGGCAGCGACTGGGTGTACACCTACCTCAAGTCGTTCTACGTGGATCCGTCGCGGCCCCTGGGCTGGAACAACAGCCTGTTCCCGAATGCGTCCATGCCCAACCCGCTGTGGGAGATGCAGGGTCTGCAGCACGCGGTGCACGGCAAGGCGGAAAGCCCGGGCGCCGACCCGCCGGTGATCGGCCTGAAGATCGAGCAGCCGGGCAACGTGGATGCACAGCAGTACGACCAGACGGTGCGCGACATCACCAACTTCCTGGAGTACGCCGGTGAGCCGGCTGCGCTCAAGCGCCAGAAGCTGGGCGTCTGGGTGATCCTGTTCCTGGCCCTGCTGACCTTCCTTGCCTACCTGCTCAAGAAGGAATACTGGAAGGACGTGCACTGA
- a CDS encoding cytochrome b, giving the protein MANILSRTATGVADWVNARAPGLMPVYRKHVSEYYAPKNFNIWYYFGSLALLILVNQIVTGIFLTMHYKTNAAEAFASIEYIMRDVEWGWLIRYMHSTGASLFFIVVYLHMFRGLLYGSYQKPRELVWILGMLIYLVLMAEAFMGYVLPWGQMSFWGAKVIISLFGAIPVIGTGLTEWIMGDYLPSDATLNRFFALHVIALPLVLLLLVVLHLGALHEVGSNNPDGVEIKKGPKGNRWSATAPTDGIPFHPYYTLKDGVGAGFLLIIAAFIIFFAPAFGGLFLEHDNFTEANRLVTPEHIKPVWYYTPYYAMLRVVPNKLGGVLVMFSAIAILFLVPWLDRARVKSYRYRGWLSRVLLGVFAVCFVWLGVIGSGPGTDAHETYVGRVLTFLYFAFFITMPLWTRLDRTKPVPDRVTTHD; this is encoded by the coding sequence ATGGCCAACATCCTTTCCCGCACCGCCACCGGTGTCGCCGACTGGGTCAATGCCCGCGCACCGGGCCTGATGCCGGTCTACCGCAAGCATGTGAGCGAGTACTACGCGCCGAAGAACTTCAACATCTGGTACTACTTCGGTTCGCTGGCGCTGTTGATCCTGGTCAACCAGATCGTGACGGGCATCTTCCTCACGATGCACTACAAGACCAACGCCGCCGAAGCGTTCGCCTCCATCGAATACATCATGCGTGATGTGGAGTGGGGCTGGCTGATCCGCTACATGCACTCCACCGGGGCCTCGCTGTTCTTCATCGTGGTCTACCTGCATATGTTCCGCGGGCTGCTGTACGGCAGTTACCAGAAACCGCGCGAACTGGTGTGGATCCTGGGCATGCTGATCTACCTGGTGCTGATGGCCGAAGCCTTCATGGGCTACGTGCTGCCCTGGGGCCAGATGTCTTTCTGGGGCGCCAAGGTGATCATCTCGCTGTTCGGCGCGATCCCGGTGATCGGGACCGGCCTGACCGAGTGGATCATGGGCGACTACCTGCCCAGCGACGCCACCCTCAACCGCTTCTTCGCCCTGCACGTGATCGCCCTGCCGCTGGTGCTGTTGCTGCTGGTGGTGCTGCACCTGGGCGCGCTGCACGAGGTGGGCTCCAACAATCCCGACGGCGTGGAAATCAAGAAGGGTCCCAAGGGCAACCGCTGGTCGGCCACCGCGCCTACCGATGGCATCCCCTTCCACCCGTATTACACGCTCAAGGATGGCGTGGGCGCCGGGTTCCTGTTGATCATCGCCGCCTTCATCATCTTCTTCGCCCCGGCCTTCGGGGGGCTGTTCCTGGAACACGACAACTTCACCGAGGCCAACCGCTTGGTCACGCCCGAACACATCAAGCCGGTCTGGTACTACACCCCGTACTACGCGATGTTGCGGGTGGTGCCCAACAAGCTCGGTGGCGTGCTGGTGATGTTCTCGGCCATCGCGATCCTGTTCCTGGTGCCGTGGCTGGACCGTGCGCGGGTCAAGTCCTACCGCTACCGTGGCTGGTTGTCGCGGGTGCTGCTGGGCGTGTTCGCGGTGTGCTTCGTCTGGCTGGGCGTGATCGGCTCGGGCCCTGGCACCGACGCCCACGAAACCTATGTGGGCCGCGTGCTGACCTTCCTGTACTTCGCCTTCTTCATCACCATGCCGCTATGGACCAGGCTGGACAGGACCAAACCGGTACCGGATCGGGTGACCACGCATGACTGA
- the petA gene encoding ubiquinol-cytochrome c reductase iron-sulfur subunit: protein MANDGVNDPVNTGRRRFLSATTAVVGAVGVGFAAVPFIKSWNPSARAKLAGAPVIADISALQEGQRLVMEWRGQPIWIVKRSKAILEALHGLDDRLKDPESGEKDQQPEYVLKQNPEFRSIKSDVSVLVGLCTHLGCSPEMVAEIRPEPYDPQWKGGYFCPCHKSRFDMSGRVFKDVPAPINLLVPPHHYQDDNTIIIGVDPQGAA, encoded by the coding sequence ATGGCCAACGATGGGGTAAACGATCCAGTCAACACCGGACGTCGACGATTCCTTTCAGCAACCACCGCGGTGGTCGGAGCAGTCGGCGTCGGATTTGCAGCGGTACCGTTCATCAAGTCCTGGAATCCCAGTGCCCGCGCCAAATTGGCCGGTGCCCCTGTGATTGCCGATATCAGCGCCCTGCAGGAAGGCCAGCGACTGGTCATGGAGTGGCGTGGACAGCCGATCTGGATCGTCAAGCGTTCCAAGGCCATCCTGGAGGCACTGCATGGGCTGGACGATCGCCTGAAGGATCCCGAATCCGGCGAGAAGGACCAGCAGCCCGAGTACGTGCTCAAGCAGAACCCGGAGTTCCGTTCGATCAAATCCGACGTGTCGGTGCTGGTCGGGCTGTGTACCCACCTGGGCTGCTCGCCGGAAATGGTCGCCGAAATCCGTCCCGAGCCTTACGACCCGCAGTGGAAGGGCGGTTACTTCTGCCCGTGCCACAAGTCGCGCTTCGACATGTCCGGTCGTGTGTTCAAGGATGTTCCGGCACCGATCAACCTGCTGGTGCCGCCGCACCATTACCAGGACGACAACACCATCATCATCGGCGTTGACCCGCAGGGGGCGGCTTGA